A region of Lycium barbarum isolate Lr01 chromosome 3, ASM1917538v2, whole genome shotgun sequence DNA encodes the following proteins:
- the LOC132629784 gene encoding uncharacterized protein LOC132629784, which produces MDPPDATGKARLDGEAAPLQGVSPSTETTSPKISYVATISSPHSTAMDARQLKESVTAIHTTHNGAPAVMFTASEYYGIMANECRLTMVGRFLKPRPQVDKLRSKFKELIKTKGTTTIGVYDNFNVFLDFTNEEDFNVVWYRRVIEIEGQQMWLQKWSPNFKPEEDLPIAPVWVLLPKLPFHLHTWHYLKQIVSSVGTPLEMDMATKGRTRPSMAKVRVEIDLLKPQPEVVYIGLVHENAPQSGYMQKLEYEGIPKYCRHCRKLGHMMADCRVLEKKKAAEKQKVDMQTMDTENGVNITNDKGDELAKAMEEITSSSNSARNVEFKKNQVNMDIMKNTVNGADKKDHPGNEFQTNRVVGKYRNRKIFTKPTLKNKNHEDTTTDPINPNNDKDDATSSIPVNPNDDKVKEPNEGSKEELDQNGLDQQDDKQDDDTINISNGNTCSSSNDKHQAPANKKDSINQSVDSQTHVDNTMEKPDSLPSVIKNMPGLDYIEVTSPNRVVVVIPEEQLQEQQNMEDTIDFSPVNNKKSWNKKGIFWAGNYNTSVIDNTDQQITIKMHSSNTSKDIFITAVYAKCTALERKDLWEDLERVHHLIQGPWCISGDFNVIIYPDEKLGGRPHRMYKSFDFSSCMDACEVSDLGYIGPKFTWCNNRTPRKRIWKRLDRVFINDEWATLFQTNTVRHLSRVGSDHKPLLLKCYDSSQRGNAQWILQQKLKLLSKKLSHWSKNVVGNVYDHVNEWEIKMHDLEEVDLLNSSDMSREDLNKGQAEYIRWMNLQDNMLKQKAQTRWFEEGDSNTKYFHSVIRQRRNRIQLHRIKNHKNRWVQGNDKIAKAAIHHFGKLFNTPHDFNDFNILDYINPCITDEDNNKLIAIPNVDEIKDAVFSMSVSSAAGPDGYSSMFFHKCWDIIQDDIKNYVQEFFRGKKLTKFYSHSCLILIPKTDSPSNFSELRPISLSNFTCKIISKILSNRLNPLLGRLISENQSGFIKGRLITENVLLAQEIVQSIKQYNKGGNLIMKLDMAKAYDKMSWKFLMCVMKKFGFSGIWLDMIWRIIANVWYSILVNGTRVGMLNYLNFNENFTPFSMNHNSPIINHLAYADDSVIFSGGNNKSIKLIKYQIRRYKKASGQKVNNDKSFFITAPNTAPYRINRMRRMTDYMDKSFPFTYLGCPIYSGRKNISYFDGMLAKIVKKFNGWQSNMLSYGEKLTLIKHVLQSIPIYTLSALNPLKGIIDLMEKHFANFLWGNSDGKKKYHWSKWENLCIPKAEGGIGLRSMNDITNLLILKRWWRFRTQPSLWAEFLTKKYGSKAPISADSHTWKSLMKIKAQAEPHIIWKVQAGNSSFWWDNWTGIGALAKLCQGPGKSPKVLINSFIDDNSWNIDKLNTVIPNHIVNWISNIVIGNNSEPDYPIWNHSDNGIFTNDSAWQIDYTK; this is translated from the exons ATGGACCCGCCGGACGCAACCGGAAAGGCGCGTCTGGACGGCGAAGCTGCTCCTCTTCAAGGGGTGAGCCCATCTACTGAAACAACTTCACCAAAAATCTCATATGTGGCTACAATCAGTTCCCCCCACTCGACAGCCATGGATGCTCGACAACTCAAGGAATCAGTCACAGCTATACATACTACTCACAATGGTGCTCCAGCTGTGATGTTTACGGCTTCTGAATATTACGGAATCATGGCCAATGAGTGTAGATTAACCATGGTGGGCAGGTTCCTTAAACCTAGGCCCCAAGTTGACAAACTTCGCTCAAAATTCAAGGAATTAATCAAAACGAAGGGGACAACTACGATTGGGGTTTATGATAACTTCAATGTTTTTCTTGATTTCACAAATGAGGAGGACTTCAATGTCGTTTGGTACAGAAGGGTGATTGAAATTGAGGGACAACAAATGTGGCTACAAAAATGGTCACCGAATTTCAAACCCGAGGAAGATTTGCCTATTGCTCCGGTATGGGTTCTTCTTCCTAAACTCCCCTTCCACTTACACACTTGGCATTACCTTAAACAAATTGTTAGCTCTGTTGGTACTCCGCTGGAAATGGATATGGCTACTAAAGGTAGAACTAGGCCAAGCATGGCCAAAGTGAGAGTAGAAATAGACCTTCTCAAGCCTCAACCTGAGGTTGTTTACATTGGTTTGGTTCATGAAAACGCTCCACAATCTGGTTATATGCAAAAATTGGAATATGAAGGGATCCCTAAGTACTGCAGACATTGTCGAAAATTAGGACATATGATGGCTGATTGCAGAGTATTAGAAAAGAAAAAGGCTGCTGAAAAACAAAAAGTTGATATGCAAACTATGGATACTGAGAATGGGGTCAATATTACTAATGACAAAGGTGATGAACTTGCTAAGGCCATGGAGGAAATAACTAGTAGCAGCAATAGTGCTAGAAATGTTGAATTCAAGAAGAATCAAgtgaatatggatattatgaagaACACAGTGAATGGTGCAGATAAGAAAGATCATCCAGGCAATGAGTTCCAAACTAATCGAGTG GTTGGTAAATATAGGAACAGGAAAATATTTACTAAACCTACCCTGAAGAACAAAAATCATGAGGATACTACAACTGATCCTATAAATCCAAATAATGACAAGGATGATGCTACTTCCAGTATTCCCGTTAATCCAAATGATGACAAAGTGAAGGAACCGAATGAAGGTAGTAAAGAAGAATTGGATCAAAATGGCTTAGATCAACAGGACGATAAGCAGGACGATGATACAATCAATATCAGCAATGGTAATACATGTAGCTCTTCTAATGATAAACATCAGGCACCTGCTAACAAAAAGGATAGTATCAACCAGAGTGTGGATTCACAAACACACGTGGACAATACTATGGAGAAGCCTGATAGCCTCCCCTCTGTGATCAAGAATATGCCAGGATTGGATTATATCGAGGTTACATCCCCAAATAGAGTAGTCGTGGTTATACCTGAAGAGCAACTACAAGAACAGCAAAATATGGAAGATACTATTGATTTCTCTCCTGTTAACAACAAAAAAAGCTGGAACAAGAAGGGg ATTTTTTGGGCTGGAAATTACAACACCTCTGTTATTGACAACACTGATCAACAGATCACTATCAAGATGCACAGCTCCAACACTAGCAAGGATATCTTCATTACTGCAGTATATGCTAAATGTACTGCATTGGAAAGGAAAGATCTTTGGGAGGATTTGGAAAGAGTTCACCATCTTATTCAGGGGCCATGGTGTATTAGTGGAGACTTTAATGTCATCATATATCCTGATGAGAAACTTGGAGGAAGACCTCATAGAATGTATAAAAGTTTTGATTTTAGTAGTTGCATGGATGCTTGTGAGGTCTCAGACTTGGGTTACATTGGTCCCAAATTCACTTGGTGCAATAATAGGACACCAAGGAAGAGAATTTGGAAGAGACTTGACAGAGTTTTCATCAACGACGAGTGGGCTACCTTATTTCAAACTAATACTGTCAGACACCTTTCTAGAGTCGGGTCCGATCATAAACCTCTTTTACTTAAGTGTTATGACAGTTCCCAGAGAG GAAATGCTCAATGGATCCTACAGCAGAAACTTAAGCTCCTCAGCAAGAAACTCAGCCACTGGTCTAAGAATGTGGTGGGTAATGTTTATGATCATGTGAATGAATGGGAGATCAAAATGCACGACTTGGAAGAAGTTGATCTACTAAATAGCAGTGACATGAGCAGGGAAGATCTTAATAAAGGCCAAGCAGAATACATTAGATGGATGAACCTTCAAGATAATATGTTGAAACAGAAAGCGCAAACAAGATGGTTTGAAGAGGGAGATTCCAACACTAAGTACTTCCATAGTGTCATCAGACAAAGAAGAAACAGAATTCAACTCCACAGAATCAAAAATCACAAAAACAGATGGGTCCAAGGAAATGACAAGATTGCAAAAGCTGCAATCCATCACTTTGGAAAACTCTTTAACACTCCTCATGATTTTAATGATTTTAACATTTTGGATTATATTAACCCTTGTATTACAGATGAAGACAACAACAAACTTATTGCAATCCCTAATGTTGATGAGATTAAGGATGCAGTTTTCAGTATGAGTGTTTCCAGTGCAGCAGGGCCCGATGGCTACTCAAGTATGTTTTTTCACAAATGTTGGGATATTATCCAAGATGATATCAAGAACTATGTTCAGGAATTCTTTAGAGGGAAGAAACTCACTAAATTTTATTCTCACTCTTGCCTGATTCTTATCCCTAAAACTGATTCTCCCTCTAATTTCTCTGAACTTAGGCCTATTAGTTTGAGTAATTTCACCTGTAAAATCATTTCCAAAATTCTTTCTAATAGGCTTAACCCTCTATTGGGAAGATTAATTTCTGAAAATCAAAGTGGCTTTATTAAAGGTAGATTAATTACTGAAAATGTTCTTCTTGCTCAAGAAATTGTTCAAAGCATTAAGCAATACAACAAAGGTGGGAACTTGATTATGAAGCTTGACATGGCCAAGGCATATGATAAAATGTCTTGGAAATTTCTAATGTGTGTTATGAAAAAATTTGGATTTTCTGGTATCTGGCTTGACATGATTTGGAGAATTATTGCCAATGTCTGGTATTCTATTCTCGTTAATGGCACCAGAGTTGG AATGCTAAACTATCTCAACTTCAATGAAAACTTCACCCCTTTCAGCATGAATCACAATAGTCCTATCATTAACCATCTAGCTTATGCTGATGACAGTGTGATATTCAGTGGGGGCAACAATAAGTCCATCAAGCTCATTAAGTATCAGATTAGGAGATATAAAAAAGCTTCTGGGCAGAAAGTGAATAATGATAAGAGTTTTTTCATTACTGCTCCTAATACTGCCCCCTATAGAATCAATAGAATGAGAAGGATGACGGACTACATGGATAAAAGTTTTCCTTTCACTTATTTGGGTTGTCCAATATATAGTGGCAGGAAAAATATTAGTTACTTTGATGGCATGCTTGCCAAAATTGTTAAGAAGTTTAATGGATGGCAAAGCAATATGCTTTCTTATGGGGAAAAGCTCACCCTCATTAAGCATGTCCTTCAATCCATACCTATTTACACTCTGTCTGCTCTCAATCCTCTCAAGGGCATCATTGATCTCATGGAGAAACATTTTGCTAATTTCCTTTGGGGAAATAGCGATGGCAAGAAAAAATACCACTGGAGTAAGTGGGAAAATCTTTGTATTCCAAAAGCTGAAGGTGGTATTGGTTTAAGAAGCATGAATGACATTACTAATTTATTGATCCTTAAGAGATGGTGGAGGTTCAGGACTCAACCATCTTTGTGGGCAGAATTTTTAACCAAGAAGTACGGCAGCAAAGCTCCCATATCTGCTGATTCTCATACTTGGAAAAGTTTAATGAAAATTAAAGCACAAGCAGAACCTCATATCATCTGGAAAGTTCAAGCAGGAAACTCTAGCTTCTGGTGGGACAACTGGACAGGTATAGGGGCCTTGGCCAAGTTGTGCCAAGGCCCAGGTAAATCTCCTAAAGTTCTTATCAATTCCTTTATTGATGATAATTCTTGGAATATTGACAAATTAAACACTGTTATACCCAATCACATTGTGAATTGGATCTCCAATATTGTAATTGGTAATAACAGTGAACCGGACTACCCCATATGGAATCACTCTGACAATGGGATTTTCACAAATGATTCTGCCTGGCAAATT GATTACACAAAATGA
- the LOC132629989 gene encoding uncharacterized protein LOC132629989 — protein sequence MHHVFGEGDAARYMWNNMGNPLGIQHANQPIVNIFNNWWSRKSENNVHKILLKITPNFICWELWKQWCACKHGGQRHFLYSRMFYQAFGHIKAALTKYFQKLQDINHWPTFCLIIEKLRPVHMVKQVTWICPQPGSIKINTDGSYLHKSGRAGIGGIVRNSQGELIMAFSISVNCCNNNMAEALVAEFGVKWCYQHGYTNFTLELDSKVIATMLDNNLVTNMKLKQVLDTIRSIKNRVGIQVSHCFREGNHVADLLAKFASTSNQNLLTKSLLHLPRQARGSFQLDKWQLPSLRCKYDKANFFVS from the coding sequence ATGCATCATGTTTTTGGAGAAGGAGATGCAGCAAGATACATGTGGAATAATATGGGAAACCCCCTTGGAATACAACATGCAAATCAGCCTATTGTCAACATCTTCAACAATTGGTGGAGTAGAAAATCTGAAAATAATGTTCACAAGATTCTACTAAAGATCACTCCTAACTTCATCTGCTGGGAATTATGGAAGCAGTGGTGTGCTTGCAAACATGGTGGCCAAAGACATTTCCTTTATAGCAGGATGTTTTACCAAGCTTTTGGTCATATCAAAGCTGCTTTGACCAAGTATTTTCAGAAATTGCAAGATATCAACCACTGGCCTACTTTCTGTCTTATAATAGAGAAACTTAGGCCAGTGCATATGGTGAAGCAAGTTACCTGGATCTGTCCTCAACCTGGAAGCATCAAGATCAATACAGATGGTAGTTACTTACATAAGAGTGGCAGGGCAGGCATTGGTGGAATTGTAAGGAATAGTCAGGGTGAACTGATTATGGCATTTTCCATTTCTGTCAATTGTTGTAACAACAATATGGCGGAGGCTTTAGTAGCAGAGTTTGGGGTAAAATGGTGCTATCAACATGGATACACGAATTTTACCCTTGAACTAGATTCTAAGGTCATAGCTACTATGTTGGATAACAACCTTGTCACTAACATGAAGCTAAAACAAGTCCTGGACACCATCCGAAGTATCAAGAATAGAGTTGGGATTCAAGTGAGCCACTGCTTCAGAGAAGGGAACCACGTTGCAGATCTTTTAGCAAAATTTGCTTCCACATCTAATCAGAATCTCCTCACTAAGTCTCTCCTTCATTTGCCTAGACAAGCAAGAGGCTCTTTTCAGTTAGATAAGTGGCAACTGCCCAGTCTTAGGTGTAAATATGACAAAGCCAATTTTTTTGTTAGCTAA
- the LOC132629990 gene encoding uncharacterized protein LOC132629990: protein MVCVMCLIPLFLVPIVNLLPVLFHILMSKIYRIMGKEYQRPERAPPACPIKPSATKSNNSVTGEEPGSGAPHPIPKAVGADDTKQD from the exons ATG gTCTGTGTAATGTGCTTAATACCACTGTTCCTCGTTCCGATCGTTAATTTATTACCTGTTCTCTTTCATATTCTCATG TCGAAGATTTATAGAATTATGGGGAAGGAGTATCAGCGACCAGAAAGAGCACCTCCTGCTTGTCCTATTAAACCATCAGCTACTAAATCCAATAAttct GTTACAGGAGAAGAACCAGGTTCTGGCGCCCCCCATCCTATACCTAAGGCAGTTGGAGCGGATGATACCAAGCAGGACTAA
- the LOC132629783 gene encoding uncharacterized protein LOC132629783, translated as MIIDGEVVVQLEKEDVERETEKWRCALIVYIIGECPGYNTMNRFISQTWNNITEPTVYLHEEGYFIVKFQTIEKMREILYAGPYTINYRPLILKPWTPDFNFSEEFPTEIPLWVKLPQLPMNCWGSNSLSRISSSIGTPIYADECTAKQTRVSFARMLIEINITKPLPDEIKVLDPNGKLFTQPVTYDWRPLYCEVCQSIGHKCSPVTAPAAQARPRRRATRRGPKLIQAWVSKEPNQAQEGQQVTNPRDQPTQVLHSYQSNH; from the coding sequence atgATTATAGATGGTGAGGTGGTGGTACAACTGGAGAAGGAGGATGTGGAAAGGGAGACGGAGAAATGGCGGTGTGCACTAATTGTTTACATAATAGGTGAGTGTCCTGGCTATAACACCATGAACAGATTTATCTCCCAAACTTGGAATAACATAACTGAACCTACTGTCTATCTACATGAGGAGGGATACTTTATTGTCAAATTCCAAACAATTGAGAAGATGCGTGAAATTTTGTATGCTGGACCTTACACCATCAATTACAGGCCATTGATTTTGAAACCCTGGACGCCGGATTTTAACTTCTCTGAGGAATTCCCTACTGAAATTCCTCTATGGGTCAAATTGCCACAATTGCCAATGAATTGTTGGGGTTCAAACTCACTTAGTCGAATTTCTAGCTCTATTGGAACACCTATCTATGCAGATGAGTGTACGGCAAAGCAGACAAGGGTCTCATTTGCACGAATGCTTATTGAAATAAACATCACCAAACCCTTACCTGATGAGATTAAAGTGCTCGATCCAAATGGGAAACTGTTTACCCAACCTGTGACATATGATTGGCGACCTCTATATTGCGAAGTGTGCCAGTCCATTGGGCATAAATGTTCACCAGTAACAGCTCCTGCTGCTCAAGCACGACCACGAAGGAGGGCTACTAGAAGGGGACCAAAGCTAATTCAGGCCTGGGTATCCAAAGAACCAAACCAAGCACAAGAAGGGCAGCAAGTAACAAACCCAAGGGACCAACCAACTCAGGTACTGCACTCATACCAGAGCAATCACTAG